A stretch of the Malus sylvestris chromosome 10, drMalSylv7.2, whole genome shotgun sequence genome encodes the following:
- the LOC126587162 gene encoding protein yippee-like At5g53940 isoform X1, protein MGRIFLIELDGRTYRCRFCDSALALAGDVLSRNFNCGRRRAYLFSNVVNITLGPDEERLMLSGLHTVEDIFCCCCGQILGWKYVIAHDQTQKYKEGKFVLERWRIVEDVAELFNLDARLGSSDAESP, encoded by the exons atgggGAGAATTTTTCtgattgaattggatgggagaACTTACAGATGCAGATTCTGTGACAGCGCGCTTGCCCTTGCCGGTGATGTCCTCTCTCGg AATTTCAACTGTGGTCGAAGAAGGGCATATCTGTTTAGCAATGT GGTGAACATAACACTCGGTCCTGATGAAGAGAGGCTAATGCTCTCTGGTTTGCATACTGTAGAAGATATATTTTGTTGCTGCTGCGGGCAGATTCTTGGTTGGAAATAt GTGATTGCACACGACCAAACCCAAAAATACAAGGAAGGAAAGTTTGTGCTTGAAAG ATGGAGGATAGTGGAGGATGTAGCCGAGTTATTCAACTTGGACGCTCGTCTTGGTTCAAGTGATGCAGAGAGTCCCTAG
- the LOC126587162 gene encoding protein yippee-like At5g53940 isoform X2: protein MGELTDADSVTARLPLPVMSSLGVNITLGPDEERLMLSGLHTVEDIFCCCCGQILGWKYVIAHDQTQKYKEGKFVLERWRIVEDVAELFNLDARLGSSDAESP, encoded by the exons atgggagaACTTACAGATGCAGATTCTGTGACAGCGCGCTTGCCCTTGCCGGTGATGTCCTCTCTCGg GGTGAACATAACACTCGGTCCTGATGAAGAGAGGCTAATGCTCTCTGGTTTGCATACTGTAGAAGATATATTTTGTTGCTGCTGCGGGCAGATTCTTGGTTGGAAATAt GTGATTGCACACGACCAAACCCAAAAATACAAGGAAGGAAAGTTTGTGCTTGAAAG ATGGAGGATAGTGGAGGATGTAGCCGAGTTATTCAACTTGGACGCTCGTCTTGGTTCAAGTGATGCAGAGAGTCCCTAG